The following DNA comes from Fusarium fujikuroi IMI 58289 draft genome, chromosome FFUJ_chr03.
ATAAGGATCAACGGTTCCACCAAAGTTGTCGGTGTTCTTCAGACCCTGGGCACCATGGAGAGTCACTGCCACGACACCGATAGCCTGGTCAACGGGAGAGCCAGCCAGCATCTTCGCGACCTCAATAGGGAAGACCTTGGGCGCGTACATCATCGGGGCTAAGTTGCCATGAATCTGCTCCAGGATGAACTTCTCGAGACCAGGAATGAAGTTGATATCGAAACCAAAGttatcaccaccaagagGCTTGCAGACGTAGTCGATTGTTGGTCGCTCCAGGAAGCACATTTCAACACGGTCAATGTGAGGGAAGGGGATTTgcagcttgatcttgaggcgCATGATACCGGAGAAAGCCATATCCTCAACAATGACGTCGAGGCCCTTGCTGATCATGGCCTTTCCAATGCGGATCTCGAGGACAACCTTGGGATTGATCTTGCTTGAAAGCTGGCGCGAAGTCATATCGGCGGTGTCGTTGGGAGTGAAACTGAACTTCCAATCCATCATAACAATGTCATCCTCAGTTTTGGGGTAGGTTTTGACGTGCTCCATACGAGGAGGCTTGCTGCCTAGAGTAAAggtcttgagcttgagactGTCCAAGAATGACGGGGTAGCAGAGCTCAGAACTTGATCGACTGAATTGATGATGGTCTGAGCAAGAACGGGCTGATAGATGGGCCAGAATTTGACCATGAACGAATTGATCCATTCCAGGGACTCGTTGTCGTTCTCGAGCTTTTTAAGAGCCATCTCGCGGGTAATGTCGTCTCGGAAGTTACGTCGCACTCGTCGCAGGGACGTTCGGTAGTAGGTCGAGCAAAAGGccataatgatgatgatccagCCGAGGCCGCCGCCAAAGACAGCGACAAGCCAGGAGGAGATGCAAGCAAAAATGATGACGCCCGTGTTGTGGTACCAATCTGCCCCTTGTTAGTGGCCTGTATGCGCATGTAGTTGAATTGAGACATACCACCATAGAGGGTATCTGGAAGCTGTCCCTCGACCCATGTTGCGTGATCGAGGAGACTATCCTGTTCGGTAGCATCGTCAATTGACCATCCTAATCGTGGAGCCCATCCTGTCCGCGAGAAGGGGGCTTCTTCGGCTTTAGGGTCAGTGCCATCCGCGAGCGGCTTGCCCTGCTCGTCGCGGGCTACATCCAAGGCCCCTTCTTTGCTCGGTTCTGGCAGATCTTCAATGGGGCCGGTGCCGTCATCGACGTCGGTGATAATCGCCGCGCCCTTGGGTCTTCTACTTTGCTGAAGTTCGGGTGGGATGGCCTGCGCATGACTCACGTTAATTATAGGTCGCGATTCCAAGAGCAGAGGGGCATACGGCATTGGCTTGAGCTTTCTTCTGCTCTGGGCTCGCATCAGGATCGAATGTGAAAGCAGCGACACCAGCATTCCTAGAGGACTCTACAATCTTTTTTTGGGCATCGTCTGCGGTGACATTGGTTTGAGGGTCTGCAGCAGCCTCGACGAGACCCTGCTGCTTCAGCTCATCCGCTTCCTTTGCGGTAGACATGACGTTGTGTGGTGCAGCGTTGCTGCAGTTGCTGCTGGAACGTGCTGGTACGAGGGGTCTGTTTTGGGCGGTTCGAAGTCGTCAATTGGCGTATTTCAAGCTCTAGGCACCGTCGCGAAGCATTCAAACTGGCGGGTCGATCCCGAACGACCGTCGTAATGGCGTTGGCCGATTCACTCTGTGGTGAGGTTGCGAATGCCCGCGCAGCCAGCTGAAAGTTGGTAGCTGGTAGCTCGGACACAGGCTACCtcggagctgagctgagctgagctagGTTGCCTCCAGGTGGATTACGTGCctagctggagctggagacaCCAGCTTGTTTCAGATGACAGACAGAGGGAGAGGTGATATGGAGAACGAAAGGAAATCGAGAAGGGAAGTTGAAAAGAGACAAGGGAACAGTTGAAGTAAGAGAGGGAAACGTGGAAAGGAAGGATCAGAGGTAATAAGAACCCAAGCCAAGGGATTGGAAGGTGGAAGAAATCCTGGCagaagatgacaagaagagacaagtcaagtcaagacatGGAAGACCAAGATTTGGGCCTGGCCTGTTCCAGTGGTGCAACCTGCAACCCGCAGACGCAATTGCAGCCCAGTTGAGTGGCTTCGTTCCAAGCTTGTGGTGGTCGTCGAGGTGTAGGTACTGGAAAGTGAACCGATAAAGGGTACCAAGTAAGTACTTGGCAAAAAGCACACGGCTCTATATACGGCAGTGTCATTTTAAAGTTACTCTCGCTAGTGGGAGGGAGCTAATTTGTGGCTCAATAAGGGAAATTGAAGCAGCCGAGAGAGTTCGATCATTATCAGCAGAAGCGGAGTCAACATCTGTATGTAGACAGCTGGAACCAGCCCACCTACTAGGTAGAGGCTGGAAGCTAGTACCTAGAGCCAGTGATCGGATACAGTGGAGTTGGAGGGTGCCTGGGCTTCAATAGAGGATGTTGATTGCGGGCcgagcgagcgagcggcAGAGAACCCAGGACCCGTCTCGATGATGATCAGCATTCACTGAATGTAAAGGGTATGTATCGTGGTACTGTGAAACAAACGTCTGTAGACCGATAGTGGAGGTAATTGACCACTTCTCTTGTTTTGTGCAGTTGTACTCTTATCCGTAACACAGGTAGAGCTTCCGAAGCTCTAGTAGCCAGCTCTGCTCAAGACTGTTTCTCAACTACAGTGCCTCCAGAGACACAAATGCTTTGGGCCGAGTACTGCAGCACACTGAGGTATTATCTGCAAAAGTTATCTATGTACTCTGCACTACCAGTAAACAGTGTCTCATAAGTCACCCCATCCCAAGAAAAGCTCTCAAGCCTCCCTAGATCCCTCTCTCCCTCCCCTGCCAATCACCAAATTCCGTGGCTAGTTTTATCCCTGCCGCGCTGAGCAACTGGACACGACCTACGTAATTTATGGTCTGGGGGAGCTCAACCTTGCTTGTGACGGAAGTATTCAGTGGGCCGGGACCCTCGACGACAAGGATCCTGGGGTTTCCAAGATCGAGCAGAGGAGTCTTTTCTGTATTTGGTTTGGTGTCGGTCCCTGGAATCCCTGCTTCGTTTACTGCTAGCACGGCTGAAGTTGGTTACGTAGCTCGGAATCTCCAGCTGGtggttttttttcttttctggtTTGGGTTTGACTTTGTTGATGAGACGTGAATTCGTGGCTCCTGTTGTGATGGTTTCCCTTTTGTTCCATAACATAATATGTAGCCACATGAAACCAACTGCTGGCACAACTCGATACCAGAAACGCAATTGTGATCTGACTGGTTAGTCTTGACGAAACCGTTTCCTTGCTGTGCAATCTCGCCTCCAAGCCTGTCATACTCAGAGGCATTGAGTGAGTGTATCGCGTGTTCGTTGTGCACGCACCACAGTAGGGAAATGCTGTAAGAAAGACGCAAAAACAGCCTGTCCTCTCGCCAACAACTCACACTGTTTTGGCCTCACTGAGTTCCACTTCCGGGCTGTCACCTTGCATTCGAAGCCTTCCTTTCTCCCTCACCTGCAGCTGCATCTGCACTGCCACTCCGCTTGACCTGAACGCTAGGTTCACACTACTGTGCCCCAGGGACGAGGGAATCTCCAATAGGTTGCTGTGCTTTGGCCAGATACCCTAGATAGTATCATGTTGTTACTGGTAGACGCATTTTCCCAGTTTCTGTTGCCTGTGAACTTGGGTCAACGTCTCCTCTCATGGAAAtgaagatataaataatgCCATTTCTGGGGGAAATCTAATGAGTCGGTTTGGAGGTTAATAAAGGTGGAACATAAAGCAATGCAGTTCGTTTGCTAGCTGAGATTAGGTAGTCAATTGTTTGACGGATAGGTACTGTATGTACTAGGTTAACACAACCGCCCTAAGATGTTCCCTTCTTTGACCGGAACAATCAACAATCGATAGGAAAACATTCCAAAGTGCACCATGAATCATCTAACCAAGCAGACCCAGTAGTGTGCCATTTGCTACACATCGACATATGAAGAGTCATTGCATGGGGACTTTCTTCAGTTGCAGCAGTTCTTGTAGCCTTGCACGAATATGGAGAAGTCATCAATACTATAGTACTACGAGTCAACATAATGCATCTGTTGCTCTCAGCCTGGTCTCGACAGCGAATGGTGAGTTTCACTATGCTTGCTCCAGAGAAAATCAAGCTAACGATACGGTAAAAGTCATGTTATTCTCGCCATATAGGCTCATCTCGGCTCTTCACCAGAAATCACAGCCGGCTCCAGTGTGTAGGCACAAAACCAGCCTTCGAACCATCGTCTCAGCAGCTGAGGGTCGTAAAACTCTGCGCTGACCAGAATGTCGTGGTATCAGCAAGACCCGGATCAGGCAAAACCGCCACTATAGAAGCAATCGCGGCTGCACACCCTGACAAGAGAATTGGAAGCAttctcttctcaaagagACTTCAGAGTGAAACCTCTCATCGTCTCAAGAAGTACCACAACAGCGATGTATACACTTTTCATGGCATGGCGGGTGTCCTCCTTCGACAAGTGGTTCCGAGCGATGAAGCACTTATCAAGCTCTTGGAGAATATCAATAAGTGCGGCAAGCTTCCACGATGTGCCTCAAAACCTTTCGACATTATTGTACTAGACGAGTTTCAGGACTGCAACCCAGAAACCTTCTGGCTAGTCGAGTGCTTTGTCCGGGCTAACAACCTCAGAAAAGGAGGCCAACCCGCGCGcatcgtcgtcctcggcGACGAGCGCCAGTCGATATACCGCTTTCGTGGTGCTGACCCTCGCTATCTGACGCTGGCCCCTGAGGTGCTGGGTCCAACCAGTCCCTATCCATTTGCAGAAGTTCAGTTAGGCAACAGTTTCAGGCTGTCCTCATCAGCTGTCCAGTTCATCAACCGTGTCTTCCTTGGTGGAGAGCAGTACATCTCCAGCTCGAGGCGTGGCCCAAAGCCTATTGTCCTGAGATGCAATATTTGGGACAATTTGGCAGTGGCTGGAGCGATTTCCCCCCTGATAAGGCGTTACAAGCCCGAGAACTGCGTGATAATAGCACCCTCTATTCGTACGAAAGGACCGTTGCAAGACCTTACAAATGCGTTGGCCCAAGTCTATGGTTTGCCGATTAATGTACCCACTGATGAGGAAACACCTCTCGACGACATCGTGATCAACGGAAAGTTGTGTATCTCTACGATACATCAGTTCAAGGGCCGAGAGCGTAAGCTTGTTATTCTTCTAGGCATCGACGCCTCCTATTTCCAGTTCTTCGGCCGCGACTTGCCAGATGACGGCTGTCCCAATGAAGTTTTTGTGGCTTTAACGCGCTCTCTGCAACAACTTATATTGGTCCATAACGACGAAAGGAAGATGATGCCATGCGTATCCCTCGATTCTCTGTACGATACCGCCAAGATAGTCACCTTGACAAAGAAACGAACAAAAATCTCGCACCCTGATCTACCCGGACGCCCCCTAGGACTGGGCCTTATGCTTCCAAAATCTTGTGGAGCCTGTGAAATAACGCGGTATGTCCAGGGCGATGCTCTTGATAAGCTTATCGAGGGCCATCTTCGTGTAGACAGGCTAGcgcctcctctccctcgccATGAACACATCAACATAAGAAACGTGGTACTCTCGGATCCGAAAAAGGGGTTATATGAGTCTGTTAGCGACAtcaatggccttgttgttgttggagctCTAGAGCTGGAAACAGCGGGAACATTAAGGTCACTAGGGCGACcaagtgaagaagaagttgatgaaaCTTTGCTAAAAATGCCCCGAGAAGCTTGTTGCTTGGCTTTGCCGGAAAGCTTGCGAGTATGAAGCGAGCCTCTCTGGATATCTACCGCGTGTGATTCAGATGAAAGACCACAAGTATGACTGGATCAAGCCCGAAGACCTCATCCTTGCTCGGCGTCAACTTGATAGTGAGCTAGTGGATTCTGCCCAAAGGCTGAATTTTGAAGTTGAGATGCAGCAGCAATTCCATATCGATGGCCAAGAAACTCAACTCTGTGGTCGAGCAGATATTGTAAAAAATTCCACTACTGAGAGCAATGGCAACATGGATAATCGAACAGTATGGGAGATCAAGTTCGTCTCAAGCCTTTCCAACGAACATGTCATCCAGACTTGCGTTTATGCCTATTTGTTAGGCTCAGAGTCTGGAAAGTTACCACGCATTATACTGTACAATGTACGAGATGGGGACAAGCGCGAGATCATACCACGTCATGGAATAGAGGGGTTGAGACAACTGATCTCAAGTGTCCTTAGACTTCGGTATACTTCGAAAGGAGATATGACATATGAAGAATTCATCAAAGGGTGTAGCAACACAACGTAGAAGGTGATGAATCTCAGTGATGGGTCATCGTGAAAGTCTAGAAGTGAAAACTAATCTCAAGACTCAGGAAGAGTATGAGACTCGCCGAGATACTTCACAACATAGAGATATATTCATTCTAGAACATTGAAGTTTCACAATTTCTATCCAAGGGGTAAGTTCCTTAATCTAGACTCATGTAGACCATATCTCAAActttagttttttttttttttttggtaaACTGCTGAAGTCATGGGGCAGGGAGGCTTGCCAGGCAGAGCGTTGGGAGTATACTTGTTTGACCTCTCTTTCGCTAGAGCATTGGGGCATCAACTGTCTTCGCAAGTTCAAGCTTTGCATGATTGTAAGATGTGAACTCTTCATGTTCCATCAGAGACCAACACGACTTGCGTTGATGGAACCATCAGACTATCAACGTCTTAGTTTACTTGCATATGTATTACGTAGCCTGCCACTTTCGGACTCTTCTTTTCTGGCTGTGCTACAACGTTTGAGTTTGATACAGGTAAGGATACTGAGCTAGATAGCACTGACGATAGACTCATGCAATCCAAACAAATTGACAAAACGAAGGAGTCAGCTTCAAAAGCAGGCTATCGACACAGTGGTTTACATTAGAGTGTATTTCATGTGTATTTCTCCATTCTTGGTCACATCGTATTGAAACATCCAATACTTCTTGCACAACTACATGACCCATATTCAAGTTCAAACGCTGCAATGAACAAAGGCGCAGTAGCCAGTGCTCAACCAAATCTAAGACATACAAAAATGCTGAAAAGTGGCCAGTCCCATATCCGTTACGCCATTCTCATATGCAATAAACGCCTCTCTCCTTAGTAACCCAAGCCATGCTGGTGAACCGGACACCTTCCGGGGTGTTTACGGAACCAAGACGAGATGCAGTGCTTGTGAAATCTGCACAGGCACTCCAAACGTGCCATTTGATCACCAACTGTGAATTCTTCGAGACAAATGGTGCACTCTGCATCATCGATGCAATCCTTCTCCGTTGCAGAATAACAATACATGCCTGTTAACCGGGGTACAGCTGGTGCTCCGCCATCCTCACTAGCGCCCAATGTTCCATACGCGCTGTGAGTCTGTATACACTTCGTGATATGTGACTGACGAAGTTCCTCAGCATTCGGCAAGCTCTGGGACGGCAGCTCACGATGACAAACAGGACAttcgtcttcctcggcaaTCTGTGACGTAGGCGGAAGTGCCCGCTGCCTGGTCGATGATTCTCCTAGTGAACTGTAGCGATCTGGATATGAAGATGCCGAAGCAGCCTGGCCACTTGCTTGGACTCGATCAAAACGCGACTGGAACGCTCCACTACGTCTTCTATAGGTAGGTCCaggagaagagccagatGATGCCGAGCCCTAGTGATACGTCAGTTATGCAAAAGTTCAACGAAAGAAGGGCCAAGTACCATTGTGACACTCCTCGTCCTGAGAGAGAGATATCTGTACGGGTCGCCACCCGTGCCAGGCGCGAAGACTGCACCATGTCGATTGGACGGCTGCAGTGTTCCATAGGCATTACCGATACTGCTTCGTGACCTCTGGTGAGAAGTTCGTGGTGAAAAAGTTGCTTGTGGACTCGGGCTTTGCGGGGGCGCTGTATTCGGATCTGGTACGCAGGGATTGCAAAGCCGTACCCGTTCACCTCCCGACATATCGTTCACATCAAAATATCCAGCTCCTAGTCCGTCCACAAGCAGTGATTGATGGATGGCTGCCTCGGAGCCAGGTTGCCGTACAATATATTGGTGGGGGATGATGATCCTGTGTGGTGAACAGGCGTTGCAAACAACTCTTCCACATTTCCTGATCTGATAAGCATTCACAATCAAATATTGTCTGGGTATACCTCGACCTACCTGCAGTGATGTTTGCGGATAAAGAAACTAAACTGCGTGTGGCAGATAGGGCAATATGTGACCTCATTATCCGGCTGCCACCTTGGGTGTTGCTGATCTGAAGATATTGACTGGCGAGCAGAGCGCGGAAGTGGTGGAAGTGCCTCTTCCAaaggtcttggagatggTAATGGTGCACCCATTCTTTCTCGGGATGGAGTTGTGTGCGCTCGTTGAGCCCCTTGTGAGTTTGGTGCGATTAAGTGTTGGCTGGACCTTGCTCTCTGATCCGGGTTGCTAGTGACAACACTCTGAGAATCAGGTTGCTCGAACTGCGTATTATGTGGTGTACCTATCGGAGACTGACCCGATTCCTGGGCAACTGTGGGGGGTAAAATAGCTTGGTTTGATGGAGTATCGCTCGTAATATAGGCAGCATCTCTGTCAACGTTCGCATGGTCCGAGTCTGGGGTTGGGACATTGTCCCTAGTGATCCCAACTTGTGCAAGCTCTTGGTTTGAGAAGCGAATAGTTTGTGCTCCAGACTGATCTCGCTCGACATCACTGCGAGAGTGATGCGAGCTGTAGGTGGATTCTTGGTCTCCTGAACCACTCTCCGATAGACTCCGCTCGATGGTGTGGGATGGGCAGTCGAAGTATCGCGAGCattcttggtgatggaagCGAGGATTCCGCCAAGGGCATACTGGATCTTGGGTGTtatcttggtggtggtgatgtgGGTTTGGGTCGTTCTGGTCGATTTCGCGTTGGCCGTCATCGCTATACGACGAATGTGAGCTCGGAGAACTACTCGACACAAGAGCACTGTAGTCTCTGGCAGCCTCCGAGGCGAACTGGCCTGAAGCACCCGAAGGGCTGGCCATGGCAGCTCATTAAGACTCGGTTGTTAACGAGGGGGGTGATTGGAAATGTGTAGCCCCTCGTCTAATACAACATGGGTTGATGATATCGGTCGAGAGGATGGGACCCGAGCTTTGTGTCGCGGGAGTGTGTAggtaaaagaagaaattcCGAGTTCGAGTGCGGCGTTTGTCGGCAGTAGGATTACTTGAACCTATATCAGATGCGATTAGAAAATGGTTGGTTCAAGGCTAACTCGCATGATGCATGATAGATACTAGGTAGCTCAGTGATAGCCAGGATGGTAAGTCGGTACTGAGTCAGGCCTGAGAAATGTAGCGAGTTGAACGTACTTTTTAGGTGATCAAAAGATGATGCGAAGATGATGTAGAGTCGCACTCAAGACAAACAACCTTTCAGAAGTGATTCGAATCAAGTCGTGCCGAATTATTTGTTGATTGGAGTAAGTTATTGGAAAGTTTAGTTGGTCCTAAAGGGCTGGCCTTGGGCTTCCACGGGTCCGCTAGGACTGGGCTTGCGGCAGGCCCGTCTCATCTGAGGGGCTGCCCGCTCCGAAGAAGTGGAGCTGGGGGAATCATTCGCCCACGCGATCACCCTTGCATCACCTATCAAACTACCTAGACGGGACCTCTAACCTCcatacctactaaggtacctaggtagcctTATTAGCCCCTGGGGTTCAACGTGCGGCAGAGATCACTTTGCTAACAAGGTGTACAAGGTGGTAGGTGTTATTTCAGCTTGCCTTGAGCTACTAACCTCAAGGTACCCTAACTACTTCACATCTCAAACAGACAACTCAGTTTTATACCATCGTTCGAACTCCTCTCGCTAGGTACCTTGGGTAGTTATCAATGTTTCGACGTTTGATAGGTTAGATAGCGCTAGATCTATAAGCATttctctctcatcctcacACCGCAGCTCACTTGACCACTCACGCGCTAACTTGAAATGTATCAGGTGGACACACTTTATTACCTGGCAGTTTGGGCAGATCTGGACCCTTATCGCCGACTGTTAATTAATCAATATCATCTTATGAGCCCGGCATTGGCGATTAATTACCCCATAGTGTTGTTAGTGGCCTAGACTCGAAAGGTACCCATTCACCTTTTAACTGTAGGTATCTTCACTTCTTCTATCAGAGTTGATCCAAATCCACAACGTGAAGTCCATTTCAGACGGATGGTCTCAGCTCATCACCCAAGCTCACCAGATCTTCCTCTAGTTTAACTCCTTTCACTGCCAGCTGCTTGCTCTCCTGAAGAACAAACACCATTCGAGCCCAGTTCTCCTCATCTCTGTTGACCCATTGGTGCTTTTGTCCCACGTTGGACTGCCACATCCCCTCGCTTCATCACACGACTTTCCCCCGAGTCGAGCACCAACTCCATCTCACCCTCAATCACGCCTCCGTAGTCTATACTCAGTGTTCGATGCATGGCTGATCTACCGGGTGGGAAGTCAACAATCCGGAGCACCGAACCTCCAGGGACACTAAGCCCTGGAGAGTTGTTAATGTAGTTCCCATATGTCTCTATGTCTGTATTGTCTTCGAGATCAACTGGAAAGCCTTGAGTGATGTAACCGAGATAGAAGACGTGTGTCGAGAGGACAGTCTCGGGTAAGTCATCGTTGAGCCGTGTGTCAAATATCGCGTTTCCATCGTCATTATGCTTGGTGATGAACCGTTTTGGTATGGGCAAGGTATTATCTGCCGCAACAGAAAAAAATGAGAATAAAAATGAGAATAAAAATGCGGAAAACGAAAAAAAGGGTTTAGTTACTTGACGTGCCATTGTGATATACAGTTCAAAGGTTATTCTTGGGTTGAGCTCGAGGATGCAGTGAGGATATCTCGTTTCTATATACCTCAGGATAGCTCACTCCAGGGCCAATCTTCATCCAATACTATGTCTCCGCTAAGTATCACCCATCAACTTCCTTCTTGTGGAAGCTATTCGTTGATGAATCAATATGACGTTCTTGTGCCCCCTGAATCATCTGACCCAGCTTGGTCGAGCACATTGAAAATGCAAGCCCTGGTGTTCAAGTAGTATACAGCCTGTTATACCTCTAATCTTTACGTGCCCTGAACATTATTCGGGTCCCGTGTGAATACTACATTTGTTTCGGGTTGCTCATATGGGTATCAAGTACTCTCCCTGAAAATGAAAGTACCTGGACGAGATTTGGAGGATAAGTTCAGAGAAAGCTTGGTGGTACGGAACTCTCTTCTTAAATTTACCTACTCACCAACATCGAAATACAATTCCGGCGCAGCTCAAAAGCGTATAAATAATGTTATTTGTGCCACGGGGTCAacctcttttcttaattatccttattcaccaccaagactgtTGGTAAATTACATAGCAATGCTTGGGAAGTTGGAGACGACACAAGATGTTGTTCTTTTCAATACGACTGTCATACTCTAGTTATACTTATGGAAACCTTACAGTTGCAACATTATTGTTGCGTACATCCTTGGTGGTTGCTAATGCAGAGTTATACCCCTGAGGTGGATAATCACCCCAAACGATCTGTCTATTTAAGCTTGATACGGCGTAAATACCCTCTTTCACGAGACACTTCACAAGAGGAGCGAGTTCAGATCAGATAtgtaagaaataaaagccatAATTGCGTCCCAGATTGATGCGTTATCATGGGGGAGTTGTTTTCAGCCCCTTTTGAGCACTCATCTGAAAATCATGTCAAGGGAGAAAAGACCTATCCGACTGTATTATCTTGGCAACTTGAGCAGACGATTAACCGTCAGCTATGCCGTGTAACACTGAGACCCGGTTGTCGGTAAGTCGGTGAGAATGAAGCCCACTGGGGTGATTGCGgcccaacatcaagaatTTTCGAGTATGCAGTTGATCATCAACTCAGGCTAACGCAATGGAATTTAATCAAAGATATACTTCATCCTTGAGGCCTTCCAAGGAATCTTGACAGCTTTCTACAGGCTGCTAATATCTGGGGCATTGACTATTACTGATGAGAGATGTTGATAGACGTCGCGTCCTGTAGCTTGCTGTACTGAGTCAGTGGCCATGATAGAAATTGGGCGGTAAATTTCGAGATTCCTGCCTTGTTTATAAGTAGAAGTGAAAGATAAAGTTAGTCTTTTGCTCCCTTGCTCATCAAACCCTTTTGAACATAGTTAAGCAAGCCCGCAAACTTAACCTAGTTAGACTTATTCTCATGCATGAGCTCCTCAAAAGTTGCAGGATCGTCCATTGAGCAATTCCATGCTCGGTTGATTGAGGCAAATTTGTTACGAATAACCCCCTTTGACGAATCGAAAGCTCACCACAGAAGCGTCGGCTATGCGGTATGCTCAATACCAGCGCCGTGATCGGAGCTCTCTCAGTAAATCTGCAATGTTATTGCCATCAGTGCAGAACTTTGACGACGTGTGTCTCAACTGGTGCTTTGGTGTGATGTCAAACTTGCAACAGAACAAACAACTAGCTGGTGGTCGAACAAAAGGggctggtgttgagcaaACAGGCCAATGAAAGCAAGGCCAAACAACGACTCGATATGGATATTTTTTTTCACCTCTGAAATAGTCGAATGCAAGCATCATGAGACCTCATTCTCAAGCAGGAGAGCGGCAAACGCCGCTACTGTGTGCATTACGTGGACTGATAAATGAGGCATTCGCGTCTCATTGGGGTCGATCTATTTTACACCAATAGAACTCGGGCAGTTGACGCCATCACACGTTGACGGGCTTGTGTGTATGCAGGTCCAGGAcaggatgagaaggctcATGATATTAGGAGTGGTCTTGGCACGGCTGAGTCGGCTTCAGGTGAATTGTTAGCGTTGGTGTTTCAGACGATGGATGGATCATGGCGAATCTTTTTTCAACCTCGCGATCAGATAAGGGTCTGTGTCTGGCTGTCTAGTGCAGGATTAGACAGAGAGGAAGACGTACGCAGCTAGAACAAGACGTAATAGTTTCACGATGGCTCCCTTGAATATGGAGCAGAGTACGTATGCTCTCAATTTCTTGGCCAGTTGCGGAATATCGCATCCCCATACCAGACCCTGGCCAGTCGACATATGCTGACGACGACATCGGCCGTAGCCCAAGTTTCGATATAACTAGCAGGCCATGATAGCGTTTTAGAGCTTTGACTTATCTGACGTGGTACTGTAGGCTGATTGACTCCGATACTGATGCCGGCCGGAGTTTGGCCAGAAAAGGGACTAGACCTCTCAGCTTAGATCCTGCGGGCCCAATCATATCATGAGAGCATTCCCCATCAAATGAGACCGTTCAGGATTTACATTTTTACCTTTGACTTTTACTAGCATTGGATGGATCCATGACAACTTAAAgagagagggaaaaaaagTCGCTTCCAGGTCTCTTGTCAATTATTTCCTGACTAGGCTCCATGTCACTGATCCTTGCACTCTGCACCtttctttaaagctttttacACTCTTTAAATCCCACGGCCAATCATTTGTTTCCTGCTTCAAGTTCCTGCTAATTTATTATCCGTCACTAAATCCGCCACATTAATTCCGCTTCCAGCCCTACAGCATTGATTGTTAGCTACCTACCACTCGCATATCTCAACTCCTCACATTGTTGTAcactgttttctttctctctttttctacttctccttcttcttgggggt
Coding sequences within:
- a CDS encoding related to PIB1-phosphatidylinositol(3)-phosphate binding protein, with protein sequence MASPSGASGQFASEAARDYSALVSSSSPSSHSSYSDDGQREIDQNDPNPHHHHQDNTQDPVCPWRNPRFHHQECSRYFDCPSHTIERSLSESGSGDQESTYSSHHSRSDVERDQSGAQTIRFSNQELAQVGITRDNVPTPDSDHANVDRDAAYITSDTPSNQAILPPTVAQESGQSPIGTPHNTQFEQPDSQSVVTSNPDQRARSSQHLIAPNSQGAQRAHTTPSRERMGAPLPSPRPLEEALPPLPRSARQSISSDQQHPRWQPDNEVTYCPICHTQFSFFIRKHHCRKCGRVVCNACSPHRIIIPHQYIVRQPGSEAAIHQSLLVDGLGAGYFDVNDMSGGERVRLCNPCVPDPNTAPPQSPSPQATFSPRTSHQRSRSSIGNAYGTLQPSNRHGAVFAPGTGGDPYRYLSLRTRSVTMGSASSGSSPGPTYRRRSGAFQSRFDRVQASGQAASASSYPDRYSSLGESSTRQRALPPTSQIAEEDECPVCHRELPSQSLPNAEELRQSHITKCIQTHSAYGTLGASEDGGAPAVPRLTGMYCYSATEKDCIDDAECTICLEEFTVGDQMARLECLCRFHKHCISSWFRKHPGRCPVHQHGLGY